From Medicago truncatula cultivar Jemalong A17 chromosome 7, MtrunA17r5.0-ANR, whole genome shotgun sequence, a single genomic window includes:
- the LOC11437939 gene encoding uncharacterized protein isoform X3 — protein sequence MRIRKRQLLFSSSDSLSPLHLSDPHLINQSPVVVQQGDGPKPCSSQSQEHVSAGLSLDRYQPSDQTLPLIGKLNNGYDYPSSVEESGVHKQHNKLDPLDKKVRGEEKESDDSGGNKSNHTSKGDILVVSQALPSSSTFSEDEIWLEGEKTIPLKKRKGRFQNNGMEGNDSKKVKAKMNTKMNKKCSLGKDDEESETKVNIKKKVTKRGSAVMEGSRCSRVNGRGWRCCQQTLVGYSLCEHHLGKGRLRSMTSVRNRSNIGFSTTTTEPNNAVDSASSSNSDLEKKIIDENDDTLGNDDEKKPVVIAKKRMKLGMVKARSMISLLGQTDNKVVVNENNK from the exons ATGAGGATCCGTAAGagacaacttcttttctcttcttctgACTCTCTTTCACCTTTGCATCTCTCAGATCCCCACCTGATTAACCAGTCACCGGTGGTGGTGCAACAAGGTGATGGACCAAAACCTTGTTCTTCACAATCACAAGAACATGTTTCAGCTGGTTTGAGCTTGGATCGTTATCAGCCGTCTGATCAAACACTCCCACTGATCGGGAAACTAAACAACGGCTATGATTATCCATCTAGTGTTGAGGAAAGTGGGGTACACAAACAGCACAACAAGCTAGATCCTTTG GATAAGAAAGTTAGAGGGGAAGAGAAAGAGAGTGATGACTCAGGAGGTAACAAAAGTAATCATACCAG CAAGGGAGATATCTTGGTTGTTTCTCAAGCCTTGCCATCATCAAGCACTTTTTCTGAAG ATGAGATATGGTTGGAGGGAGAGAAAACCATTCCgttaaagaaaaggaaaggaagGTTCCAGAATAATGGTATGGAGGGTAATGATAGTAAGAAAGTGAAGGCTAAGATGAACACCAAGATGAATAAGAAGTGTTCTTTGGggaaagatgatgaagaaagcgAAACAAAAGTGAATATTAAGAAGAAGGTGACAAAAAGGGGAAGTGCAGTGATGGAAGGTTCAAGGTGCAGTCGTGTTAATGGAAGAGGATGGAGATGTTGTCAACAAACACTTGTTGGTTATTCACTTTGTGAGCATCATTTAGGGAAAGGAAGATTGAGAAGTATGACAAGTGTTAGAAATAGATCTAATATTGGATTTTCTACTACTACTACTGAACCAAACAATGCTGTTGATAGTGCTTCATCTTCTAATTCTGATCTTGAAAAGAAAATCATTGATGAGAATGACGATACCTTGGGTAATGATGATGAGAAGAAGCCAGTGGTAATTGCAAAGAAGAGAATGAAGCTTGGAATGGTTAAAGCCCGTTCTATGATCAGCTTATTGGGTCAGACAGACAACAAGGTTGTAGTCAATGAGAATAACAAGTAA
- the LOC11418492 gene encoding uncharacterized protein, producing MAEENSDAMNLDLNLGPDPEPQTGSLGNEGLNLDHWIEEPLQRISEAAARLRGRQRWRWRQLSPPYPQQLQRVLPQPSYHQVHQLAPAPHIYIPPEARNISIELNNFLVNSGNGIGLQAGEGSVAAVERMEEEEAPLKACENNNGVMEDETLQKNKDDVEKAGGGDGDFFDCNICLDLAKEPVLTCCGHLFCWQCLYRWLHLHSDARECPVCKGEVTIKSVTPIYGRGNSTRVLEEDSTLKIPPRPQAKRVESLRQTLQRNAFAFPVEEMIRRLGNRIDLARDLSQPNEPENARGTAERTTSLLSRFLTSRGMRREQNPVPPPDDAASLNQNNDTGAELGGDTRRVQSLLLRRSQSHRATLSTLSSALTSAERLVEAYFRSNPLGRNQEQPPPSGDDRDSFSSIAAVINSESQVDTAVEIDSMVTSSRRRTDASRLSDVDSGDSRAPRRRRLN from the coding sequence ATGGCCGAAGAAAATTCTGATGCTATGAACCTTGATTTGAATCTGGGTCCAGACCCGGAACCACAAACTGGGTCGTTAGGGAATGAAGGTTTGAACTTGGATCATTGGATTGAGGAGCCGCTTCAACGAATTAGCGAAGCTGCTGCGAGGCTTAGGGGGAGACAGAGGTGGAGATGGAGGCAACTTTCTCCTCCTTATCCACAACAGCTTCAGAGGGTTCTACCTCAGCCGTCTTATCATCAAGTTCATCAACTTGCTCCTGCACCCCATATTTATATCCCACCTGAAGCACGCAATATTTCAATtgaattgaacaattttttggtCAATTCGGGGAATGGAATTGGATTACAGGCTGGGGAAGGAAGTGTGGCTGCTGTGGAGAGAATGGAGGAAGAAGAGGCGCCGCTGAAAGCTTGTGAGAATAACAATGGTGTTATGGAGGATGAGACCTTGCAGAAGAATAAGGATGATGTTGAAAAGGCTGGTGGCGGTGATGGGGACTTTTTTGATTGTAATATCTGTTTGGATTTGGCCAAGGAGCCTGTTTTGACTTGCTGTGGCCATCTGTTTTGTTGGCAGTGCTTATATCGATGGCTGCATCTGCATTCAGATGCTAGGGAATGTCCAGTTTGCAAGGGAGAGGTGACAATTAAGAGTGTTACCCCTATATACGGTCGTGGAAACAGTACCCGTGTTCTTGAGGAGGATTCCACTCTAAAAATCCCTCCTAGGCCACAAGCAAAGCGTGTTGAGAGTCTGAGACAAACCCTTCAGAGAAATGCATTTGCTTTCCCTGTGGAGGAGATGATTCGGCGTCTTGGAAACAGAATTGATCTCGCTAGGGATTTATCTCAGCCAAATGAACCAGAAAATGCTCGTGGAACAGCAGAGAGAACTACCTCTTTGCTAAGTAGGTTTTTGACATCTCGAGGCATGCGAAGAGAGCAGAATCCTGTGCCACCCCCGGATGATGCTGCGAGTTTGAATCAGAACAATGATACTGGTGCTGAGTTGGGAGGGGATACCCGCAGGGTGCAATCCCTTTTGCTTCGAAGATCACAATCACATAGAGCAACACTTTCAACTCTTTCATCAGCACTTACTTCTGCTGAAAGGTTGGTTGAGGCATATTTCCGTAGCAATCCATTGGGCAGAAACCAAGAACAACCACCTCCTTCAGGTGATGACAGGGATTCCTTTTCAAGCATTGCTGCTGTCATAAATTCCGAGAGCCAAGTGGACACTGCTGTAGAAATTGATTCCATGGTAACCTCTTCTAGGAGGAGAACAGATGCTTCAAGATTGTCTGATGTGGACAGTGGAGATTCTCGTGCTCCAAGGCGCAGACGTCTGAACTGA
- the LOC11419467 gene encoding peroxidase A2, which produces MFSPKFYSIFTVLIFLLLNPSHAQLTSTFYSNTCPSVSSIVRNVVQQALQNDPRITASLTRLHFHDCFVNGCDASLLLDQGGNITLSEKNAVPNNNSARGFDVVDKIKTSVENSCPSVVSCADILALAAEASVSLSGGPSWNVLLGRRDGLIANQSGANTSIPNPTESLANVTAKFAAVGLNTSDLVALSGAHTFGRGQCRFFNQRLFNFSGTGKPDPTLNSTYLATLQQNCPQNGSGNTLNNLDPSSPNNFDNNYFKNLLKNQGLLQTDQELFSTNGAATISIVNNFASNQTAFFEAFVQSMINMGNISPLIGSQGEIRSDCKKVNGS; this is translated from the exons ATGTTTTCTCCTAAATTTTATTCCATTTTCACAGTGCTAATATTCCTCCTTCTTAATCCATCACATGCTCAATTGACCTCAACATTCTACTCCAACACATGCCCCAGTGTTTCTTCTATAGTAAGAAATGTTGTTCAACAAGCTCTGCAAAATGATCCTCGTATTACCGCGAGCCTAACCCGTCTTCACTTTCACGATTGCTTTGTTAAT GGATGTGATGCATCTCTTTTATTAGATCAAGGTGGAAACATAACACTAAGTGAGAAAAATGCTGTTCCTAACAATAATTCAGCTCGTGGCTTTGATGTAGTTGACAAAATCAAAACCTCTGTTGAAAATTCATGTCCTTCTGTCGTGTCTTGTGCTGATATTTTGGCTCTTGCTGCTGAAGCTTCTGTATCTTTG TCAGGAGGTCCTTCATGGAATGTACTACTTGGCAGAAGGGATGGTCTGATTGCAAACCAATCTGGTGCCAACACATCCATTCCTAATCCAACTGAAAGCTTAGCCAATGTCACTGCCAAATTTGCTGCTGTTGGCTTAAACACAAGTGATCTAGTTGCATTATCTG GTGCACATACTTTTGGTCGTGGACAATGTAGATTTTTCAACCAAAGACTATTCAACTTCAGTGGCACAGGCAAGCCTGATCCAACACTAAATTCAACATATCTAGCAACTCTACAACAAAATTGTCCACAAAATGGAAGTGGTAACACACTAAACAATCTTGACCCTTCATCACCAAACAATTTCGACAACAACTACTTCAAAAATCTTCTCAAAAATCAAGGTCTTCTTCAAACGGACCAAGAATTGTTTTCCACTAATGGTGCTGCTACAATCTCCATTGTTAACAACTTTGCAAGCAACCAAACAGCTTTTTTTGAAGCCTTTGTTCAGTCCATGATTAACATGGGTAATATTAGTCCATTAATTGGAAGTCAAGGAGAAATTAGATCCGATTGTAAGAAAGTTAATGGAAGTTGA
- the LOC11437939 gene encoding uncharacterized protein isoform X1, with product MRIRKRQLLFSSSDSLSPLNLSDPHLMNKSPMVVQLGEGPKPCSSTPVLSREHASAGLSLDHYQPSDQTLPLIGKLNNGHDYPSGVEESGVHKQHNKLDPLEEKVREEEKESGEENKSNNISNGDILVVSQVLPSSSTFEQDGRWCEGEKAFPLKKRKGRFENIAMEGNDSKKVKAKTNTKMNKKKGSLGKDDEDEESERKVNIKKKVTKRGSAVMEGSRCSRVNGRGWRCCQQTLVGYSLCEHHLGKGRLRSMTSVRNRSNIGFSTTTTEPNNAVDSASSSNSDLEKKIIDENDDTLGNDDEKKPVVIAKKRMKLGMVKARSMSSLLGQTDNKVVVNENNK from the exons ATGAGGATCCGTAAGagacaacttcttttctcttcttctgACTCTCTTTCACCTTTGAATCTCTCAGATCCCCACCTGATGAACAAGTCACCGATGGTGGTGCAACTTGGTGAAGGACCAAAGCCCTGTTCTTCCACTCCGGTGCTGTCACGAGAACATGCTTCAGCTGGTTTGAGCTTGGATCATTATCAACCGTCTGATCAAACACTCCCACTGATCGGGAAACTAAACAACGGCCACGATTATCCATCTGGTGTTGAGGAAAGTGGGGTACACAAACAGCACAACAAACTAGATCCTTTG GAGGAGAAAGTTAGAGAGGAAGAGAAAGAGAGTGGAGAAGAGAACAAAAGTAATAATATCAG CAATGGAGACATCTTGGTTGTTTCTCAAGTCTTGCCATCATCAAGCACTTTTGAACAAG ATGGAAGATGGTGTGAGGGAGAGAAAGCTTTTCccttgaagaaaaggaaaggaagGTTCGAGAATATTGCGATGGAGGGTAATGATAGTAAGAAAGTGAAGGCTAAGACGAACACCAAGATGAATAAGAAGAAGGGTTCTTTGGGGaaggatgatgaagatgaagaaagtgaaagaaaagTGAATATTAAGAAGAAGGTGACAAAAAGGGGAAGTGCAGTGATGGAAGGTTCAAGGTGCAGTCGTGTTAATGGAAGAGGATGGAGATGTTGTCAACAAACACTTGTTGGTTATTCACTTTGTGAGCATCATTTAGGGAAAGGAAGATTGAGAAGTATGACAAGTGTTAGAAATAGATCTAATATTGGATTTTCTACTACTACTACTGAACCAAACAATGCTGTTGATAGTGCTTCATCTTCTAATTCTGATCTTGAAAAGAAAATCATTGATGAGAATGACGATACCTTGGGTAATGATGATGAGAAGAAGCCAGTGGTAATTGCAAAGAAGAGAATGAAGCTTGGAATGGTTAAAGCCCGATCTATGAGCAGCTTATTGGGACAGACAGACAACAAGGTTGTAGTCAATGAGAATAACAAGTAA
- the LOC11437939 gene encoding uncharacterized protein isoform X2, producing MRIRKRQLLFSSSDSLSPLNLSDPHLMNKSPMVVQLGEGPKPCSSTPVLSREHASAGLSLDHYQPSDQTLPLIGKLNNGHDYPSGVEESGVHKQHNKLDPLDKKVRGEEKESDDSGGNKSNHTSKGDILVVSQALPSSSTFSEDEIWLEGEKTIPLKKRKGRFQNNGMEGNDSKKVKAKMNTKMNKKCSLGKDDEESETKVNIKKKVTKRGSAVMEGSRCSRVNGRGWRCCQQTLVGYSLCEHHLGKGRLRSMTSVRNRSNIGFSTTTTEPNNAVDSASSSNSDLEKKIIDENDDTLGNDDEKKPVVIAKKRMKLGMVKARSMISLLGQTDNKVVVNENNK from the exons ATGAGGATCCGTAAGagacaacttcttttctcttcttctgACTCTCTTTCACCTTTGAATCTCTCAGATCCCCACCTGATGAACAAGTCACCGATGGTGGTGCAACTTGGTGAAGGACCAAAGCCCTGTTCTTCCACTCCGGTGCTGTCACGAGAACATGCTTCAGCTGGTTTGAGCTTGGATCATTATCAACCGTCTGATCAAACACTCCCACTGATCGGGAAACTAAACAACGGCCACGATTATCCATCTGGTGTTGAGGAAAGTGGGGTACACAAACAGCACAACAAACTAGATCCTTTG GATAAGAAAGTTAGAGGGGAAGAGAAAGAGAGTGATGACTCAGGAGGTAACAAAAGTAATCATACCAG CAAGGGAGATATCTTGGTTGTTTCTCAAGCCTTGCCATCATCAAGCACTTTTTCTGAAG ATGAGATATGGTTGGAGGGAGAGAAAACCATTCCgttaaagaaaaggaaaggaagGTTCCAGAATAATGGTATGGAGGGTAATGATAGTAAGAAAGTGAAGGCTAAGATGAACACCAAGATGAATAAGAAGTGTTCTTTGGggaaagatgatgaagaaagcgAAACAAAAGTGAATATTAAGAAGAAGGTGACAAAAAGGGGAAGTGCAGTGATGGAAGGTTCAAGGTGCAGTCGTGTTAATGGAAGAGGATGGAGATGTTGTCAACAAACACTTGTTGGTTATTCACTTTGTGAGCATCATTTAGGGAAAGGAAGATTGAGAAGTATGACAAGTGTTAGAAATAGATCTAATATTGGATTTTCTACTACTACTACTGAACCAAACAATGCTGTTGATAGTGCTTCATCTTCTAATTCTGATCTTGAAAAGAAAATCATTGATGAGAATGACGATACCTTGGGTAATGATGATGAGAAGAAGCCAGTGGTAATTGCAAAGAAGAGAATGAAGCTTGGAATGGTTAAAGCCCGTTCTATGATCAGCTTATTGGGTCAGACAGACAACAAGGTTGTAGTCAATGAGAATAACAAGTAA